From the Mesosutterella faecium genome, the window TTTCTCGCTCCCGGGCGCGCCGCGCTGTCGCTCGAGCTCATGGGAACCGGCCTTCTCACCCTGATCCCGATGGTCTCCTTTTCCATCGCGGCGCAGAAGCTACCGCTCATCCTCCTGGGCATCATTCAGTATCTGAACCCGGTGATGACGCTGCTGCTCGGGCTCTTCTGGTTCGGCGAGCCGATCAGCCGGGGCGAGGTGATACCGCTCCTTTTCATCTGGTCGGGCATCGCGCTCTACCTTGTGCCTTCGGCCGTTACGGCGCTGCGTGAAAAAGCCCGGGAGTAGACTGCCCCAAAAAGTTAAGACACCCCATATTATTCAAAAGGAGTGCCTACCATGGTCAAACGCCTCACCTTCCAAGAACGCATCAATGTCGTCAAATACGCCGCGAGGCACGGCAACTCAGGCGCCGCCCGCCACTTCGGCATTGCCGCAACGCAGGTGGATTCCTGGGTGGCATTTGAGAAGGCCGGCTGCCGCGAGCTCTACGATCCCGCTTACAAGTCGCCTGAAATCACTGAGGAGCTGCTTCGGAGCATCTTTTCCGACCTGGACAACGGATTATCGCTGTTGCAAGCCTGCATCAAATATGGCTTCAAGAACACAGGCAACCTCAGTGTCGTCTTGAAGAAAGCAAGAAGCGGAAAGCCCCTGCCGGTGCGGCGCGGCCGTCGGCCAAAGAATCCCAGGTCCCGGGCTCCTGACCCGCTTGACGAAAAGCTGCCGGAGATAAAGCCCGGAGCCACCAGGCAGGAGCTCGAGGAACTGTGCAGGAAGCAGGCAGGCCTGCTCAAGGCATTTAAGGAGGAGCGCGAATGCAGGGTTGACCTGTTAAAAAAATTCGAGGCCTTAGTCCACGACTCACTCAAAAGCAGCGGCGGGCGCTGATTGTGAAAGCGATCGATAAACTAAGGCGAAACTATCCGCTGGCCCGGACAAGTACGCCGCCGCCAAACAGGGCATCCTGGAGACCTGGAAGTGCCACAGGAGCTGCTACGGGTATGACCGCCTGCCCCATGTCCTCAAGGCCGGGACTGACCTCTCCCTGGACCGCAAGACCGTGTACAGGCTGATGAAGGAGATGGGCATCGCCGGCAGGACTGCCCGGCGCAAGTACAGCTCCTGCAAGGGCGATGCGCACTGATGCATTCCCAATGAGCTCAAGCGGGATTTCAACCCGCCGGCTCCGTTCAGGAGCTTCGTCACCGACATCTCGATGTTCAGCGTCCATGGCCAGTGGGTGTACCTCTCGCCCATCATGGACTTGTACAGCCGCGAGATTGTCGGGCTTTCCTGCGGCACCAGCCAGGGCCTGTCCCTGATCAAAGCCATGCTCGATGACTTCAAGCGAAACATGGATGCGCGCGGCGTCAGCCTGGCAGGATCGCTGCTGCACAGCGACATGGGATGGCAGTACCAGCACAGCACTTACCGCTGTGCCCTGGCCCGGACGGGGATGCGGCAAAGCATGAGCCGCAAGGGTAACTGCCTTGACAATGCAATCATCGAGATTTTCTTCGGGAGGCTCAAAGTGGAGCTGTCCTACGGGCAGGAGCGGAAATTCAAAACCGCTCAGGAACTGATCGACGCCTTGCCGGACATGATCCGCTGGTACAACCAGGAGCGCATCAGCAAGCGCACAGGCTGGAAAACCCCTGCTGAATACTCTGCAGAATATGAAAGCGCCCGACGGATGGCGGGCGCTTTGGGATAAGATTCAACTCAAAAACAGAGTGTCTAAACTTTAAGGGTTAGTCTACCCTCCACCCCCTTTTTGTCTTCGCGGCCCCCGCCCGGGCTGAAAGCCCGGCGGGAAGTGCCTTCATTTTCCCTTCAGTTAAGCGTGTACATCGCGATCGTCACCACGACCACCGCGATCAGAACCGGCAACGCGGTGCGCTTGACGACCTGCATCGGGTTCGCGCCCGCGATGCCAGCCAGAATGATGACGCCACCGGCCACCGGGGACATCGAGCGGCCAAGGCCTGCCGCGATCTGGGCCACAGCGCCTAGCTGGACCACCGTCATGCCGAAGTCGGCCGCATGGGGCGTGATCGCCTCATTGAAGGCGAGCGCTGCGGCGTTGCCCGAGCCCGAAATAACAGCCATGATGAAGGGGCCGGCCGCAGCCGAGAACATAGCGACCGACTGCGAGCCCTTCATGGCGTTCACGAGCGCGCCCGTAAGCCCGATCGACTTCATGCCGGCCGCAAAAAGAGCGGCTGCAGCGATCAGGATCACCACGTTGTTGAAGCCGTCGCCCGCGCCCTTGCAGAAGCGCTTCGAGCACTCGCCCGCGGGCTGCTTGTGCACGAGCCCCACAATCATGCCGAGCGCCGTGCCGATCAGCATGCACACCGGCACCGAGAAGGTCTTGGTGGGCAACAGCCCCACCTGCTTGGAGGCGATCACGAGCAGGAAGAGCGGGACGATCGGGATGAGCGCCATGATCGGGTTTACCTTGAAGTCCCCGTTCACGCCCGAGACCTTCTCGTCAACGTCCTTCGTACTCCCGACGCCTTCCTTGAGGAAGAAGCAGACCGCGGCGAGCACCACAGCGGCAACAACCACGCCGATCGCCGAGGGC encodes:
- a CDS encoding helix-turn-helix domain-containing protein gives rise to the protein MVKRLTFQERINVVKYAARHGNSGAARHFGIAATQVDSWVAFEKAGCRELYDPAYKSPEITEELLRSIFSDLDNGLSLLQACIKYGFKNTGNLSVVLKKARSGKPLPVRRGRRPKNPRSRAPDPLDEKLPEIKPGATRQELEELCRKQAGLLKAFKEERECRVDLLKKFEALVHDSLKSSGGR
- a CDS encoding IS3 family transposase, giving the protein MPNELKRDFNPPAPFRSFVTDISMFSVHGQWVYLSPIMDLYSREIVGLSCGTSQGLSLIKAMLDDFKRNMDARGVSLAGSLLHSDMGWQYQHSTYRCALARTGMRQSMSRKGNCLDNAIIEIFFGRLKVELSYGQERKFKTAQELIDALPDMIRWYNQERISKRTGWKTPAEYSAEYESARRMAGALG
- the dcuC gene encoding C4-dicarboxylate transporter DcuC, with the protein product MIWIGLAIVLITFYFIYKNYEARLVLALSGLLMAVIGQFIVGSDTTVSAAVNAFVKQLVNGGLVPTIVTVMGFGAVMTYTKCSDHLVNALVRPLTHVPAIVVPGAVIITWLMNIVLPSAAGVAAAVGVLLIPALIALRVRPVMAAAAVFLGTWGSVISPGLMFNPQIATIAYKAGEIPEADAMVVIMQEALPSAIGVVVAAVVLAAVCFFLKEGVGSTKDVDEKVSGVNGDFKVNPIMALIPIVPLFLLVIASKQVGLLPTKTFSVPVCMLIGTALGMIVGLVHKQPAGECSKRFCKGAGDGFNNVVILIAAAALFAAGMKSIGLTGALVNAMKGSQSVAMFSAAAGPFIMAVISGSGNAAALAFNEAITPHAADFGMTVVQLGAVAQIAAGLGRSMSPVAGGVIILAGIAGANPMQVVKRTALPVLIAVVVVTIAMYTLN